The genomic window TTTTGGTTTGTATTTGGATTTCTACTAGCGATCCAATTTCACTAAGAAAATTGAGGCTTCTATCTTTTAGGTTGGGAGGGCTGGTATAGCTTTGACAGAAGAGGAGAAAATAAAACTATCTGTTGCAAGAGCTGTGCTTTTGAATCCATCGATTCTTCTGCTTGATGAGGTTACTGGTGGACTTGATTTTGAGGCTGAGAGGTCTGTTCAGGAGGCCCTTGATCTACTTATGTTGGGACGCTCAACAATAATAATTGCTCGAAGGCTTAGTCTCATACGTAATGCTGATTATATAGCTGTTATGGAGGAAGGTCAACTTGTTGAAATGGGTACTCATGATGAGTTATTAAGCCGGGATGGCTTATATGCAGAGCTTCTTCGCTGTGAAGAAGCCACAAAACTTCCCAAAAGGTGTAATACTGAATCTAGCCATACTTACTTCCTGTTCAATATAGTGTTGTTTGCATATCTGGAGGATATAACATGGTTCTTTCATAAAAGGAGCTCAGTTCTGTTAAGAAAATGTTTACCTTAACAATAAATGAATCATCTTTACCCCATCGCCTAACACAATTAAATAGCCCCGAACAGCAGTATTTAACATATAGTATGTTTATTATTTGCAAGGTTTCTTTACTTGCAACATCACATGTTCTTTTGCTTATTGTCCAGGATGCCTATTCGGAACTACAAGGATGCTGGAGTTTTCCAAATTGAGAAAGATTCTTCAGAAAGTTTGAGAGAACCATCATCCCCCAAAATGAATAAATCACCCTCTCTTCAAAGAATTGCTGGAGTATTTCGTCCTTCGGATGGCTTCTTTAACTCACAAGATTCACCAAAAGCACGGAGCCCACCACCTGAGATGATGCTAGAAAATGGTGCAGATAAGGAGCCATCGATAAAAAGGCAGGACAGTTTTGAAATGAGACTGCCAGAGCTGCCCAAGATTGATGTCCAGTCTGTGAATCGACAAGCATCAAATGGTTCCGACCCAGAATCCCCTATTTCACCTCTATTAACGTCTGATCCTAAAAATGAACGCTCTCATTCCCAGACTTTTAGTAGGCCAGAGAGTCATTCTGATGATATGTCAGTGAAAATGGATCTAACAAAGGATGCACGACATCGGGGGCAACCCTCACTTTGGAGGCTCGCTGAGCTTAGTTTGGCTGAGTGGCTTTATGCTGTGTTAGGAAGCACGGGTGCTGCTATCTTTGGTTCTTTCAACCCACTTCTTGCTTATGTTATTGGCATGGTGGTGACGGCTTACTATAGAATTGATGAGGCAAATCACTTGCATGGGGAAGTAAACAAGTGGTGCTTGGTCATTGCTTGCATGGGCTTCGTGACAGTTATTGCCAACTTTTTGCAGCATTTCTACTTTGGCATTATGGGGGAGAAAATGACAGAAAGGGTCAGGAGAATGATGTTTTCAGGTGAGTACATCCTTCTGCTTTAAATTTTCCCCTTTAGTGTGTTTTGGATCCCTGAGCTGTGCTTAACTTGTTTCTAAAACATGGCAGCCATGCTACGCAATGAAACTGGATGGTTCGATGAAGAGGAAAACAGTGCTGACAATTTATCCATGCGCTTGGCAAATGATGCTACATTTGTTCGAGCAGCTTTTAGCAATCGACTTTCAATATTTGTACAGGACAGTGCTGCAGTTATTGTTGCTTTTCTCATTGGTGTTTTGCTCCAATGGCGATTAGCACTTGTGGCTTTAGCAACACTtccagttctttgtatctctgcATTTGCACAGGTTTGCCTCTGCATTTCTGGTTTTCTAGTGTTATATTTTCTGGTGGTTGGGGtgagtttttatttcttttccacATGTACATTGTTTTTGGAAGAATTTCTCCATATAAATCAAtagttttatttcatttattcACCTTTTTAGCATCAAGTATGTCATGATCTAATGATGTTTGACCTCTTTTCTGGGGTTCCATTGTAATTTTCAGTAATTATTGTTTATTTCAATCTACATTTAATTTCATTTATTATACTGATGGATCTAATCTTGCTAAGTATCTAAATGATTTAACATCCTAATTGTATGTTGCAGAAATTGTGGCTTGCTGGCTTTTCAAGAGGTATACAGGAAATGCACAGAAAGGCTTCTTTGGTTCTTGAAGATGCTGTTAGAAATATTTACACTGTTGTTGCATTTTGTGCTGGTAACAAGGTTATGGAGCTCTACAGGCTGCAGTTAAATAAGATATTTATGAAGAGCTTTCTTCATGGAGTGGCCATCGGTTTTGGATTTGGTTTTTCGCAGTTTCTACTCTTCGCTTGCAATGCCCTTCTACTTTGGTACACAGCAACATGTATAAATAATGGATATGTGCATCCGCCTACTGCACTCAAGGTGTACATGGTTTTCTCGTTTGCTACATTTGCACTTGTGGAGCCTTTTGGCTTGGCTCCTTACATACTTAAACGACGCAAATCTCTCATCTCGGTGTTTGAAATTATAGACCGTGTACCTAAAATTGATCCTGATGATAGCTCTGCAGTGAAGCCTCCCAATGTATATGGAAGCATTGAATTGAAAAATGTTGATTTCTGTTACCCTTCTCGGCCAGAAGTGTTGGTCTTGAGCAATTTCAGTTTGAAAGTCAATGGGGGACAAACAATTGCTGTTGTGGGAGTTTCTGGGTCTGGAAAGAGCACTATAATATCTTTGATAGAAAGATTTTATGATCCAGTTGCTGGGCAAATTTTTCTAGACGGGAGGGATTTAAAGCTATATAATTTAAGATGGTTGAGGAGCCACCTTGGTCTGGTTCAATAGAAACCTATTATTTTCTCAACCACCTTAAGGGAAACATCCTATATGCCAGGCACAATGCCAGTGAAGCTGAGGTGAAAGAGGCCGCAAGAATAGCAAATGCTCATCATTTCATTAGCagtttgcctcatggttatgacACACATGTTGGGATGAGAGGTGTTGACTTAACTCCAGGACAGAAACAGAGAATTGCAATTGCTCGGGTAATTTTGAAAAATGCGCCTATCTTATTGTTGGATGAAGCCAGTTCATCTATTGAATCTGAGTCAAGCCGAGTGGTGCAAGAGGCTCTGGACACACTAGTCATGGGGAACAAGACCACTATTTTAATAGCGCACAGGGCTGCAATGATGAGACACGTAGATAACATTGTAGTCCTTAATGGAGGAAGGATAGTGGAGTCGGGAAGCCACGATTCACTGGTTGCAAAGAATGGCCTGTATGTCCGATTGATGCAACCTCATTTTGGCAAGGCATTGCGTCAGCATCGGCTCATTTAGAAGGTTGATTGGTGAGTTTTATTTCACATTATGCTTGACAACGACTGGTGAGTACTCCACCTCTTGAAATTTTCGAAGAATGTCAGGTGGAGGTTTGCATGTGGCAAGAACGGGAACAATGAAGCTTAAATTAGCACTAGGCACTGATAGTCATAGAAAGGAGGAAACTGTAGCAGGAATAGATGTGTAGAATTTGAAAATAGGAGTTCGGTTGGTACGAGGTTTCTGAGCTGTATGCATATTCTTTTGGAGGCAAGCTGTTTGGACTGGCAGTGTTGTCTCCATTGGTATATTGATTTGTTTCTTAAAAAGAGGAGAGTGGCGGAATCAACGCTGATTCTTCTTAGTTGGGGATCTATAGCGTGGATAGATGATAAACTTATTCATTAATCATTACtgtattctttttcttgtttgtgAAAATTATATAGAAAATTCAGTCCATGAGTTGTAACCTCTGTACATATATAGTGAGAGTTTAGAAAAGCTTTCTCTTTTGCTGGTTTACTCAGTCTTAAACGAGGCCCCTTAAATTTTACCGCTTCCGTAATGAATGCAAATACTCCACATGGAATCTTCATCATTTTCAGTTTTTAAGATTATTTTTCAATTTGGCTGAGAGTAAATTCTTACATATTCAGCAAGACATGGGAGCTTTAAGAAACATTTTTATGATCTACTTTGTACATTTTGTAAATAGACATTTAAGCTATTTAAAGAGAAGTAACACGTATATTTAAGACACATTTGTAAATTGTAAATTCTCGAGAGATCAAAAGAGTTTATATACACATGTAACATATGAATGAGATGAGAAGAAAATTTTGATATAAACTTGATCTGTAGAAAAATTAGAACAGGTGGCGAATTGTGCAATGACATTTCAGATGTCAAGAAGACGAAAGGAGTCCGCCACCACTTTGAGCTGATCTCGATATCTTTTCCATCGCCTCTCATTGGCTCCCACAATTAACGTGTAGTACCTTCCTGCAGAAATCAATGCACCTTATTAGTTAGCAACATGATTGATTGAGTCTATTGTTGCTTTTATGGAACACTGAGATTTTGCTTGTATGGCAGGTTAGTTACCGTTTCCTATAGCAATTGTTGCAAATGAGGCACTTGAGTAATTTGGAGAAGTAAGCACATATTCAAATGAATAGTAATGTTTTCCATCCACCGTTTTCTGCCATTCAGAACtcaaattatctttaatttcatCATGATCATATATTTAGTTCATTCAGATTAGAGATAAAAATCAGTGAAAGAAAACCTCCTGCATGTCATATATTGTTGGTCTTTGATTTGGTGCTGCATATCTATGTTTGACCAAAAATGATACGACCTGCTTAAATgtacaaattatttttttgagcatcaaaataaaaatagtctATAAAGATTTGTAGACAACAATATGCAGCAACATCACCTCTTCCAATGGACCCATATCTCTTATATCTTTCTTCTCAGTTGGTATGAACCTCACCCTCACATTTTGCAACTGTAGATATCTGTCTTTGAATGCAGAATCATGAGCCCTGAAGTCAAATTCCTACAGATTAATGAACAATCATTTATTCATTCACTCTTTGAAAAAGGAAAACATAATCTTTATATCTGTTCCTATTGGATTGGACTATCATGCAAACTTACCTTCCAATCTGAAGGATATACGTAAGAATACCCATCTATATAGTCCACAAAAGCACGATATTTGTCTGGCACTACTTCTGCACAAGGACAAGAATGTAATTTCAAATCTTTGACTATGACTCAAGAATATATGCCTATGGTGCATGAATGAGGGTACCTTCAGCAAGGAGCAATTTTGATGGTTGTAAATTTGCTACCAATGCTCCAATACCTAACAGTAACGGTCTTCTTTTCTGAATAGGCTGTTTCTTACTTTCTACAGTGGAAGTTGTTGTGTCCATTGCACTGCTGGAAGGTATAGTTGCTGCATTTCGAGGGAGATCATTTGACTGAAAACAAATTCAGAATTAAAGACATGATGAGTTGTGGTAATGAAGAAGATGGACTCTGAATGTAATGAAAAAAACAGACCTTGTGGGACAAAAAGGGAGAAACCAAGGTGAAAGAGCAGGAGGAGActgccattttttttttctttttctttgtttggttTAATGGTTTAGAGGCTTCAGTACTGAGATAACGGACACTGTGTTGTGATTAGCTGCTTGTGGCTCATTCTATCTCATTCTCATATCACAATGAAACAtgtttttttgtttatctttttcttCTACATGTACTGtgtatttattttgttaaatgtTTATAAAAATGTTGCCTTATGTTTTCATGCTGATTTTATTGGGACTACTCTTTCTAAAGTAATTTGATTAatttctttataattttttttttttttgttttttttgtcatAATAACAATAAAATGTTCACTTCCAACTTTCCAAGTTCCAAGCTAGTGTAGTGACTGGAGTCGTAGGGAGTGTGAATGTGTGATGTAGAGTTGGGCTAGCCCATACTTTTTTGGGCTAATCATTTTTTCTCAAAAAACAAGTGAGCCCAATGTTAGAGGTTCTTCTGGGCCCAGGCCAGTTGGTCTTAATTACGTTGCAGACACCACCCCAAAAAACATGAGAGTTGtcacaaaagaaaattaaaagaaaaacgaaGTTAAGTGCACGAAATTAACTTCTTATGACCATATCCATATCTTTTAATTGACTCTATTTTATAACTAATAGATTTAGTTAGAGTGAAGTCGTCCTTACCTATCACCTATGTAACTTAAAATGCAAAccctaaattaataaaatttacacGGGATTCATATTGCGACTGAATTAATCCATTGATCGAGTGAATGGAACAACAAATGGACCGAAggcttaattaataattatacagCTATACTATATATTATATGATAATGATTTAGATGCATATATGGAAATCTGAGCCACAAATGTGGCAAAACTGTGGCCAAATGCATGCATGAACATCACACTCTTACCGGGAAACATTAGGACCGTTTCCTTAGCCgttaattttgttatttatacAACAAACTAAGATCTCATACACACTTTATGCTCACTCTTATCCAAAACTAATAACTAAAATTCAAGTTAAAACAGAAAAAATTATAAGAAGCGAACAAGTTTGTATCTCTATTATTGGTTTAATTTGCTGATAGTAACCAAGAATGGCAGTGTATAGAATTGCAATTGGATCACCAAGGGAGGCTAGCAGTCCAGCTGCCATTAGAGCAGCATTTGCTGAGTTCTTTTCAATGCTCATTTTTGTTTTTGCTGGCCAAGGCTCTGGCATGGCTTATGGTGACCACTCTACATTATATTAATGTGTTTAATTTAATTACAAACTTATCTTTTTCAGAATTTAATatgtaataataaaatattattgttGTGTGTGACAGGCAAGCTTACAATGGGTGGACCCGCAACACCTTCAGGTCTCATAATTGCGTCACTATCCCATGCATTTGCGCTAATGGTGGCGGTTTCTGTTGGTGCAAACATTTCAGGTGGCCATGTCAACCCTGCTGTCACATTCGGTGCCTTCGTTGGAGGAAACATAACCTTCTTGAGAAGCATTCTTTATTGGTTTGCACAGTGTCTTGGTTCTGTTGTTGCTTGCATTCTTCTCAATTTCGCCACCGGTGGAATGGTAAACGTTGCTTCCATTCATCACCTTTAAATATTAGGCCCACGATTCACGTTAAAATAAtttggaaaagtatatggaactaaAAGGTAATCAGCAAAAAAGTAAACAAAACTGTTTAATTAGAAtcactttttgaataatatgtttgaaaactgctcctGAGATCACGGAGCACAAACCAAAACCTGATTTTTCATTGAGTTCAAACAcattttggctgatttttggctGATATGCTTTTGGTTCCCTAGTTGTTCTCAAATAATTTTATGTAAAGATAATAATTGATCTTTAAAAAACACGTATCTaacaatataataaaattaagttGGGTTGATTTAGTAATCAGTTTACGAGTTTGCTTAAATAAGTGTCGACATGCAACAACTTATTTGTCAGCGACATTTAATTCGCGATAGATTAGTCAGGATACCAAATCTAACTATATAAGAATAATCTATATTTTAAAACCATGGATTAATTAAGGACTAATTAATATCATAATTTTGTTTATATGGTGCAGGAAATATCAGCTTTCTCTCTATCTAATGGGGTGTCAGTGTGGaatgcattaatctttgagataGTGATGACTTTTGGATTGGTATACACAGTTTATGCAACAGCAGTGGATCCAAAGAAGGGTAATGTGGGAATTATAGCCCCAGTAGCAATTGGGCTGATTGTGGGTGCAAATATCTTGGTTGGTGGTGTGTTTGATGGTGCATCAATGAACCCAGCAGTGTCATTTGGGCCAGCTTTGGTTAGCTGGACATGGACCAACCATTGGGTCTATTGGGCCGGCCCATTCATTGGTTCAGCAACTGCTGCCATTCTCTATGATAATATATTCATTGGTGATGATGGTCATCAACCCCTTTCTAATAGTGACTTCTAAACTTTTATTTCATGAATTTAATATAGTGCTTTCTATTCTGGAACAGTTAATAAATTGAATGAAGGTCACAGGANNNNNNNNNNNNNNNNNNNNNNNNNNNNNNNNNNNNNNNNNNNNNNNNNNNNNNNNNNNNNNNNNNNNNNNNNNNNNNNNNNNNNNNNNNNNNNNNNNNNNNNNNNNNNNNNNNNNNNNNNNNNNNNNNNNNNNNNNNNNNNNNNNNNNNNNNNNNNNNNNNNNNNNNNTTTTTATAGATATGATATAGGAGAGATGTCTAGAATCTATTGTAACTATTTTTCttgttgaatgaatgaatgtgtccttttttctatatttttttctcctGGTATTATTCATTCTGGTGATGTTAGTAATAAAGTCTTCTATTACCATGTGGCAAGAAGAAAAAAGCTAGTATCATGTAACAGATATTAAAAATGTATGATAAACGTATATTTTATGGTTTTCAATCTGAATCAAACAATGAATAATGATAGGTTATATGACAAAACTGTCAAAAACATTTGAATAGCACGCAATGTGGTGGCCATGTGCCTACATGCATGCACAGTGGCATGAGGCTAATAGGTAAAAGATCTACCTATGTTGTATGCTATAATGAAGAGGGAAAATCAAAATAGTGAAAAGATGAagatttattttcataaataattgAAAATTTATCTAGAAAAATgtattactttatttttattaattttttaaaataaaattttatactaCTCTTCATTCTCTTNNNNNNNNNNNNNNNNNNNNNNNNNNNNNNNNNNNNNNNNNNNNNNNNNNNNNNNNNNNNNNNNNNNNNNNNNTATTTggtttgtattttattttcattttttagtattttttattttaaattttatgtaaaaatataataaattaagaaaatatatattctatttaaccttttatttttatgtttttcttcataaaactctaaaactaaaagcactaaaaataaaaataccaaCCAAATTCACTCTTTTTTTAAGAgaacaaaaaagagaaaaatcactTGGAAGATATTGTCCAAATCACTTTTACAATTTACCAAAAATTATTGGTTGAGAAATTTTACtgatttaagtgatttatttggTTACTGTTATTTGATTTGCATATACTACAAGCTAAGCAGTAAGCACACAAGAATTCAACTATTAAACCAAAAATATGAATGTTCAGTAAAGTCCACAGGAGTTCAGTTGATGTGTCTATATATTTGATACATTTAAGAATATTATGTATTTTtgtatttagtatattttagattaaaaaataaaaaaatgtgttaAGATAATGTCGGAATATGGTGAAGCCAAAATTCagctttatttttaaaataaaaataaattaattaagataAGAGTATTTAGAATTTTAGATAAAGTTTCAAACATTTTATTGGCATGAGTGACTTCTAGAAATAATATAGGATAAATATTaaaaactatatatataattaataattttcaTTTTATATATGTTTGAGCTATTAGTCAAATTCAATTTTTATAAATTGGAAGGTGTGACTCAATTCGACTTGGCTTATTTTTAACCATCAAATGTGTCATCATTTGATTAAATTAAAGTCGTATTGATTCATCAACACGTACGTTTTCAAAGGCATTGATAATACATTAATAAATTGGAAAACAATCTCAAGACAACCTACGTCAAAGAGCAAGAGTTTCAAAACCTTCTTGGGTCATACAATAGAAAAATCAAATACACTTAATCTCACTTTCAACTTTCAGGTGTCTTGGATTGGCAAACttattaattggaaaaagatggggtgttatatacttatatcccTTAGTTATGGAACGATTTTAAATTCTAAAGTATaggtcaattttttttttaatttttctatatataaaattatttttaagatttaatttaattttaaaattatttttttattaaaaaattaatttttattattaaattatttccaaataaaaaatttataaaataaaaaaaaaggaaaaaaacggATTAAAGGGGAAAGAGATCACGCCGGGAGGAGGAAGGAGAATGGGAAAGGAAAGGTGGGGAGAAGAAAATCACCTGAGGGGGGAAGGGAGGCCGCCGTCATCGTATTGGGCTCGTCGCTGTCGTTGAGCCGCATCGTCGTCGCCATTGTGAGCTGCTCTGTCATCGCTAGATCCGCCACTGTCGCTGACCGCGAAGAGAGAGAGGAATGCGCGAGCTGAAAGTAGAGGAGGAGTGTTGCCATCATCGCGCCAGCTACCACTGCTGCCGTCTGTTGAAACTCAATATCGTCGCCGAAACTCCTCCGCTGCTTCGCGTCCTCGTCGTTGCTCCTCTTCCTTGCTAGCTCGCCGCTGCTCTTCGTATGTCGTTGTTGCTCCTTGTCGCTCGCCGTTACTCCTCGCCATTGGGTTCCAATTCTATTTCAGATTAAGTTAATTATTCTGCTTCTGTTTATCATTATGCTGCTTCTGTTCTAATTCTGATTTTGTTAATCACACTGTTGTTTCGACTCTGATTTCATCCTAGGTATTGATTCCATTGTTTTTCTGTTTCTATGTTGCTTCTGATTCTATTCCATTCTTCTGCttctctgttttgattttttaatatCTTTTAGTTAAAATTATGTTGTTgtgttcttctacttctctgttttaattttttgatatcCGTTAGTTGAAATTATGTTGCTGTTGTTGAAATTGTAGTTGATATTCTATCGAAATtctagttgaagaggaagaaaaagaagaagagatattGTTGTGATTGAGATGAAGAATTAGGTATTGGGTATTGTTGTGACGGAGAAGAAGAAtagagtattttggtgaaaaacgaGAAAGGTATTTTGGtgcgaaggacgattttaaaattaagttaaattttaTAGACGattttgtatgaaaaaaaaaaggttaagaacgaaaaaaattttcgacctataccttagaaaccaaaatcatacttaaccctttttaaaataatataaaaatagatATTAAATTTAGNNNNNNNNNNNNNNNNNNNNNNNNNNNNNNNNNNNNNNNNNNNNNNNNNNNNNNNNNNNNNNNNNNNNNNNNNNNNNNNNNNNNNNNNNNNNNNNNNNNNNNNNNNNNNNNNNNNNNNNNNNNNNNNNNNNNNNNNNNNNNNNNNNNNNNNNNNNNNNNNNNNNNNNNNNNNNNNNNNNNNNNNNNNNNNNNNNNNNNNNNNNNNNNNNNNNNNNNNNNNNNNNNNNNNNNNNNNNNNNNNNNNNNNNNNNNNNNNNNNNNNNNNNNNNNNNNNNNNNNNNNNNNNNNNNNNNNNNNNNNNNNNNNNNNNNNNNNNNNNNNNNNNNNNNNNNNNNNNNNNNNNNNNNNNNNNNNNNNNNNNNNNNNNNNNNNNNNNNNNNNNNNNNNNNNNNNNNNNNNNNNNNNNNNNNNNNNNNNNNNNNNNNNNNNNNNNNNNNNNNNNNNNNNNNNNNNNNNNNNNNNNNNNNNNNNNNNNNNNNNNNNNNNNNNNNNNNNNNNNNNNNNNNNNNNNNNNNNNNNNNNNNNNNNNNNNNNNNNNNNNNNNNNNNNNNNNNNNNNNNNNNNNNNNNNNNNNNNNNNNNNNNNNNNNNNNNNNNNNNNNNNNNNNNNNNNNNNNNNNNNNNNNNNNNNNNNNNNNNNNNNNNNNNNNNNNNNNNNNNNNNNNNNNNNNNNNNNNNNNNNNNNNNNNNNNNNNNNNNNNNNNNNNNNNNNNNNNNNNNNNNNNNNNNNNNNNNNNNNNNNNNNNNNNNNNNNNNNNNNNNNNNNNNNNNNNNNNNNNNNNNNNNNNNNNNNNNNNNNNNNNNNNNNNNNNNNNNNNNNNNNNNNNNNNNNNNNNNNNNNNNNNNNNNNNNNNNNNNNNNNNNNNNNNNNNNNNNNNNNNNNNNNNNNNNNNNNNNNNNNNNNNNNNNNNNNNNNNNNNNNNNNNNNNNNNNNNNNNNNNNNNNNNNNNNNNNNNNNNNNNNNNNNNNNNNNNNNNNNNNNNNNNNNNNNNNNNNNNNNNNNNNNNNNNNNNNNNNNNNNNNNNNNNNNNNNNNNNNNNNNNNNNNNNNNNNNNNNNNNNNNNNNNNNNNNNNNNNNNNNNNNNNNNNNNNNNNNNNNNNNNNNNNNNNNNNNNNNNNNNNNNNNNNNNNNNNNNNNNNNNNNNNNNNNNNNNNNNNNNNNNNNNNNNNNNNNNNNNNNNNNNNNNNNNNNNNNNNNNNNNNNNNNNNNNNNNNNNNNNNNNNNNNNNNNNNNNNNNNNNNNNNNNNNNNNNNNNNNNNNNNNNNNNNNNNNNNNNNNNNNNNNNNNNNNNNNNNNNNNNNNNNNNNNNNNNNNNNNNNNNNNNNNNNNNNNNNNNNNNNNNNNNNNNNNNNNNNNNNNNNNNNNNNNNNNNNNNNNNNNNNNNNNNNNNNNNNNNNNNNNNNNNNNNNNNNNNNNNNNNNNNNNNNNNNNNNNNNNNNNNNNNNNNNNNNNNNNNNNNNNNNNNNNNNNNNNNNNNNNNNNNNNNNNNNNNNNNNNNNNNNNNNNNNNNNNNNNNNNNNNNNNNNNNNNNNNNNNNNNNNNNNNNNNNNNNNNNNNNNNNNNNNNNNNNNNNNNNNNNNNNNNNNNNNNNNNNNNNNNNNNNNNNNNNNNNNNNNNNNNNNNNNNNNNNNNNNNNNNNNNNNNNNNNNNNNNNNNNNNNNNNNNNNNNNNNNNNNNNNNNNNNNNNNNNNNCATATATATTAATCTCCAAGAAATATAAACATACAAAAGCGATGCCAAAGTAACaattttataatttcttttatataTCGTGTATCAAGTATGGTTTTTATACGTTGGAAGAAAAAGCTGAAAGCTCCATAAAATAGAGTCTTAATATACATTTAAGCAATTTTACATTTAAGTTCAGCCAAATTATTTAGTTTACTCTAT from Arachis ipaensis cultivar K30076 chromosome B09, Araip1.1, whole genome shotgun sequence includes these protein-coding regions:
- the LOC107616885 gene encoding aquaporin TIP1-3; its protein translation is MAVYRIAIGSPREASSPAAIRAAFAEFFSMLIFVFAGQGSGMAYGKLTMGGPATPSGLIIASLSHAFALMVAVSVGANISGGHVNPAVTFGAFVGGNITFLRSILYWFAQCLGSVVACILLNFATGGMEISAFSLSNGVSVWNALIFEIVMTFGLVYTVYATAVDPKKGNVGIIAPVAIGLIVGANILVGGVFDGASMNPAVSFGPALVSWTWTNHWVYWAGPFIGSATAAILYDNIFIGDDGHQPLSNSDF
- the LOC107619639 gene encoding photosynthetic NDH subunit of lumenal location 1, chloroplastic, whose translation is MAVSSCSFTLVSPFLSHKSNDLPRNAATIPSSSAMDTTTSTVESKKQPIQKRRPLLLGIGALVANLQPSKLLLAEEVVPDKYRAFVDYIDGYSYVYPSDWKEFDFRAHDSAFKDRYLQLQNVRVRFIPTEKKDIRDMGPLEEVVSFLVKHRYAAPNQRPTIYDMQEKTVDGKHYYSFEYVLTSPNYSSASFATIAIGNGRYYTLIVGANERRWKRYRDQLKVVADSFRLLDI
- the LOC107616228 gene encoding ABC transporter B family member 20-like, which encodes MRGVDLTPGQKQRIAIARVILKNAPILLLDEASSSIESESSRVVQEALDTLVMGNKTTILIAHRAAMMRHVDNIVVLNGGRIVESGSHDSLVAKNGLMSGGGLHVARTGTMKLKLALGTDSHRKEETVAGIDV
- the LOC107617807 gene encoding ABC transporter B family member 6, translating into MVSRGLFGWSPPHIQPLTPVSEVSEPPESPSPYIDPGAETSASQQVEVEEEIEEPEEVEPPPAAVPFSRLFACADRFDWFLMILGSVAAAAHGTALVVYLHFFAKIIHVRQQDDQFHRFKELALTIVYIAGGVFAAGWIEVSCWILTGERQTAVIRSKYVQVLLNQDMSFFDTYGNNGDIVSQVLSDVLLIQSALSEKVGNYIHNMATFFGGLVIGFINCWQIALITLATGPFIVAAGGISNIFLHRLAENIQDAYAEAASIAEQAISYIRTLYAFSNETLAKYSYATSLQATLRYGILISLVQGLGLGFTYGLAICSCALQLWVGKFLVVHRKAHGGEIITALFAVILSGLGLNQAATNFYSFDQGRIAAYRLFEMISRSSSSFNHDGSAPASVQGNIEFRNVYFSYLSRPEIPILSGFYLTVPAKKAVALVGRNGSGKSSIIPLMERFYDPTLGEVLLDGENIKNLKLEWLRSQIGLVTQEPALLSLSIRDNIAYGRDATMDQIVEAAKIAHAHAFISSLDKGYDTQVGRAGIALTEEEKIKLSVARAVLLNPSILLLDEVTGGLDFEAERSVQEALDLLMLGRSTIIIARRLSLIRNADYIAVMEEGQLVEMGTHDELLSRDGLYAELLRCEEATKLPKRMPIRNYKDAGVFQIEKDSSESLREPSSPKMNKSPSLQRIAGVFRPSDGFFNSQDSPKARSPPPEMMLENGADKEPSIKRQDSFEMRLPELPKIDVQSVNRQASNGSDPESPISPLLTSDPKNERSHSQTFSRPESHSDDMSVKMDLTKDARHRGQPSLWRLAELSLAEWLYAVLGSTGAAIFGSFNPLLAYVIGMVVTAYYRIDEANHLHGEVNKWCLVIACMGFVTVIANFLQHFYFGIMGEKMTERVRRMMFSAMLRNETGWFDEEENSADNLSMRLANDATFVRAAFSNRLSIFVQDSAAVIVAFLIGVLLQWRLALVALATLPVLCISAFAQKLWLAGFSRGIQEMHRKASLVLEDAVRNIYTVVAFCAGNKVMELYRLQLNKIFMKSFLHGVAIGFGFGFSQFLLFACNALLLWYTATCINNGYVHPPTALKVYMVFSFATFALVEPFGLAPYILKRRKSLISVFEIIDRVPKIDPDDSSAVKPPNVYGSIELKNVDFCYPSRPEVLVLSNFSLKVNGGQTIAVVGVSGSGKSTIISLIERFYDPVAGQIFLDGRDLKLYNLRWLRSHLGLVQ